A part of Streptomyces sp. NBC_01497 genomic DNA contains:
- a CDS encoding MMPL family transporter: MASLLYRLGRFSFRRRRLLLSIWLAALALIVAGFALAGSALDEQFSIPGSQSQQALDRLKTVEPAAGGVSGQIVFTAPPGKKVTEQPYANGMAAALRAASHAPQVGAVIPPQKAGTLTRDGRTALAQVQYSVSAPDVRTTSVDALQDATKPATRAGLTVHVGGAVFASHGVQVGATEVIGVLVALVVLVITFGSLLAAGMPLLTAIGGLAVSLCALMLLGHVFTVSSTALTLAVMLGLAVGIDYTLFILSRHRTQLARGMDVEESTARALGTAGSAVTFAGLTVVVALAGLSVVGIPFLTVMGLSGALTVVIAVLAATTLLPALLGFAGRRLVPKPASRAARRETSDKPAMGARWIRATTRKPLLTLLAGVAVLVVVAIPARDLQLALPDNGSAPQGSSQREAYDAVSDAFGPGFNGPLLVLADTAHAKGGTKGARAELNQVVADLKKLPGVAAVTPPQPTSSRTDEVLQLVPTTAPDAQGTQDLVHAVRDYADGAREQSGVSLAVTGTTAVNVDVSSKLSASLVPFAAVVVGLCLIILLIVFRSLVVPLKATIGFLLSVAAAFGAVVAVFQWGWLADVLGVTKTGPVVSFLPVILMAVLFGLAMDYEVFVVAGIHEEYAHGREPREAIQRGAPGAFRVVTAAALIMIAVFAGFVTLDDAIVKPIAFALAFGVLVDAFVVRMTLVPAVLTLVGRAGWWLPKWLARILPTVDIEGRGLPERAAPEPAAVDDRKHEVPSGH; the protein is encoded by the coding sequence ATGGCGAGTCTTCTCTACCGTCTCGGACGTTTCTCCTTCCGCCGCCGACGGCTTCTGCTCTCGATCTGGCTGGCCGCCCTCGCGCTGATCGTGGCCGGGTTCGCGCTGGCGGGCAGCGCGCTCGACGAGCAGTTCTCCATACCCGGATCGCAGTCCCAGCAGGCGCTGGACCGGCTCAAGACCGTGGAGCCCGCGGCCGGCGGAGTGAGCGGGCAGATCGTGTTCACCGCGCCGCCCGGCAAGAAGGTCACCGAGCAGCCGTACGCGAACGGGATGGCGGCAGCGCTGCGGGCTGCCTCCCACGCACCGCAGGTCGGTGCGGTGATCCCGCCGCAGAAGGCCGGGACGCTCACTCGTGACGGCCGTACGGCACTGGCTCAGGTGCAGTACTCCGTGTCCGCTCCCGATGTGCGGACCACCAGCGTGGACGCGCTGCAGGACGCGACGAAGCCCGCCACACGGGCCGGGCTCACCGTGCACGTCGGCGGCGCGGTCTTCGCGAGTCACGGCGTGCAGGTCGGCGCGACCGAGGTCATCGGTGTCCTCGTGGCGCTGGTGGTACTCGTGATCACGTTCGGATCGCTGCTGGCCGCGGGCATGCCCCTGCTCACGGCGATCGGCGGACTGGCCGTGTCGCTGTGCGCCCTGATGCTGCTCGGACATGTCTTCACCGTGTCGTCGACCGCGCTCACCCTGGCCGTGATGCTGGGGCTCGCCGTCGGCATCGACTACACCCTGTTCATCCTGTCCCGGCACAGGACGCAGCTGGCACGGGGCATGGACGTGGAGGAGTCGACCGCACGGGCCCTCGGCACGGCGGGCAGCGCGGTCACCTTCGCCGGACTCACCGTCGTCGTCGCGCTGGCCGGACTCTCCGTGGTCGGCATACCGTTCCTCACCGTCATGGGGCTGAGCGGCGCGCTGACCGTGGTGATCGCCGTTCTCGCGGCCACCACCCTGCTCCCCGCACTGCTCGGCTTCGCCGGTCGACGGCTCGTGCCGAAGCCGGCCTCGCGGGCTGCGCGGCGCGAAACCAGCGACAAGCCCGCCATGGGGGCCCGGTGGATCAGGGCCACCACCCGCAAGCCGTTGCTGACCCTGCTCGCCGGCGTGGCCGTGCTCGTCGTGGTGGCGATCCCGGCGCGGGACCTGCAGCTCGCCCTGCCGGACAACGGATCCGCCCCGCAGGGCTCCAGCCAGCGCGAGGCGTACGACGCGGTGTCCGACGCCTTCGGGCCCGGCTTCAACGGCCCGCTGCTCGTGCTCGCCGACACCGCGCACGCGAAGGGCGGTACGAAGGGGGCCCGCGCCGAGCTCAACCAGGTCGTCGCGGACCTGAAGAAGCTGCCGGGCGTCGCGGCCGTCACCCCGCCGCAGCCGACCTCGTCCAGGACCGACGAGGTGCTGCAGCTCGTCCCCACCACGGCCCCGGACGCCCAGGGCACCCAGGACCTGGTGCACGCGGTACGCGACTACGCGGACGGGGCGCGGGAGCAGTCCGGCGTCTCGCTCGCGGTGACCGGGACCACCGCGGTCAACGTGGACGTGTCGAGCAAACTCAGCGCGTCCCTGGTGCCGTTCGCCGCGGTCGTCGTGGGGCTCTGCCTCATCATCCTGCTGATCGTGTTCCGGTCGCTGGTGGTCCCGTTGAAGGCGACGATCGGATTCCTGCTGTCGGTCGCGGCGGCCTTCGGCGCGGTGGTCGCGGTCTTCCAGTGGGGCTGGCTGGCCGATGTGCTCGGTGTGACGAAGACCGGCCCGGTGGTCAGTTTCCTGCCGGTGATCCTGATGGCCGTGCTGTTCGGACTGGCCATGGACTACGAGGTGTTCGTCGTCGCCGGCATCCATGAGGAGTACGCGCACGGCCGCGAGCCGAGGGAGGCCATCCAGCGCGGCGCGCCGGGCGCCTTCCGGGTGGTGACGGCGGCGGCGCTGATCATGATCGCGGTGTTCGCGGGGTTCGTGACGCTCGACGACGCGATCGTGAAACCGATCGCGTTCGCGCTGGCCTTCGGTGTGCTGGTCGACGCGTTCGTGGTGCGGATGACGCTCGTGCCGGCGGTGCTCACCCTGGTGGGGCGGGCCGGTTGGTGGCTGCCGAAGTGGCTGGCGCGGATCCTGCCGACCGTGGACATCGAGGGGCGCGGGCTGCCGGAGCGGGCCGCCCCGGAGCCGGCCGCCGTGGACGACCGGAAGCACGAGGTGCCGTCCGGCCATTGA
- a CDS encoding glycoside hydrolase 5 family protein encodes MRRHTAQLTHDAAVLPWLGANYWSRTGGPLMWRDYDPAVVREELAVLGDHGLTMTRSFFYWPDFHPEPGRIDEELCDRFRDFLDAHSERGMATVPTFIVGHMSGENWDPAWRGGRDLYEDVWMVGRQAWFVHQMTRRFKDHPAVTGWLITNEMPGYGRIHQVDPPSSDVVTAWAQAMCHAVRAAGGTQPLSLGDGAWGIEVTGRDNGFSLRDTAEYVDFVGPHVYRSDTDRVRQHYRAAFECELASVTGQPVVLEEFGLSTDTVSAEAAAVYYRQTLHNSLLGGATGWIAWNNTDYDALWDRSPYDHHPFEMHFGITDSSGAPKPPLRELDDFAGVLAATDFARCHRSDADTALVVPAFLERGYPYSRPADRPLIFTSLHQAYVAARAADLPVALSREADGLPGDAKLYLLPSTRQFTTRTRRELERRAREGATVYLSFCSGEHPGTRGPWFDGLDALFGVEQQLTYGVAEPIEDDELALTFLVDFGSITAGETLRFPVAGNEDSRAYLPVVPRGARVIATDAHGRPALLEHTLGRGRTVLATYPLEHMAARSARINPEQTHRLYAALAQVAGAARPVTVDTPHVCADTVRHEDGRRFVWLVSQGATELTVRPRAGGVLCGLDGAPVTEVTLDPFGVRVLELT; translated from the coding sequence ATGCGACGCCACACCGCCCAGCTCACCCACGATGCCGCCGTCCTGCCCTGGCTCGGCGCCAACTACTGGTCCCGTACCGGCGGACCGCTGATGTGGCGCGACTACGATCCGGCGGTGGTCCGTGAGGAACTGGCCGTCCTCGGCGACCACGGCCTCACGATGACCAGGTCCTTCTTCTACTGGCCCGACTTCCATCCCGAACCGGGCCGGATCGACGAGGAGCTGTGCGACCGCTTCCGCGACTTCCTGGACGCGCACAGCGAACGCGGCATGGCGACCGTGCCCACGTTCATCGTCGGACACATGTCGGGGGAGAACTGGGACCCGGCGTGGCGCGGCGGGCGGGACCTGTACGAGGACGTGTGGATGGTGGGCCGCCAGGCCTGGTTCGTGCACCAGATGACCCGCAGGTTCAAGGACCATCCCGCCGTCACCGGCTGGCTCATCACCAACGAGATGCCGGGCTACGGCCGGATCCACCAGGTCGACCCGCCCTCCTCCGACGTCGTCACGGCCTGGGCGCAGGCCATGTGCCATGCCGTGCGCGCCGCGGGCGGCACCCAGCCCCTCTCGCTCGGCGACGGCGCGTGGGGGATCGAGGTGACCGGCCGGGACAACGGTTTCTCGCTGCGCGACACCGCCGAGTACGTGGACTTCGTGGGCCCGCACGTCTACCGCTCCGACACCGACCGGGTCCGCCAGCACTACCGCGCCGCCTTCGAGTGCGAACTGGCCTCGGTGACGGGGCAGCCGGTGGTACTGGAGGAGTTCGGGCTGTCCACCGACACCGTCTCGGCCGAGGCGGCGGCCGTGTACTACCGGCAGACGCTGCACAACTCGCTGCTGGGCGGGGCCACCGGCTGGATCGCCTGGAACAACACCGACTACGACGCGCTGTGGGACCGCTCCCCGTACGACCACCACCCCTTCGAGATGCACTTCGGCATCACGGACAGCTCCGGCGCGCCGAAGCCGCCGCTGCGGGAACTGGACGACTTCGCCGGGGTGCTGGCGGCCACCGACTTCGCCAGGTGCCACCGCTCCGACGCCGACACGGCGCTCGTCGTCCCCGCCTTCCTCGAACGCGGCTACCCCTACAGCCGCCCCGCCGACCGGCCGTTGATCTTCACCTCGCTGCACCAGGCGTACGTGGCGGCCCGCGCGGCCGACCTGCCGGTCGCGCTCAGCCGCGAGGCCGACGGCCTGCCCGGCGACGCGAAGCTCTATCTGCTGCCGTCCACTCGGCAGTTCACCACGCGCACCCGGCGTGAACTGGAGCGCAGGGCCCGCGAGGGCGCCACCGTCTACCTGTCGTTCTGCTCCGGCGAGCACCCCGGCACGCGAGGCCCCTGGTTCGACGGCCTGGACGCCCTGTTCGGTGTCGAGCAGCAACTCACCTACGGCGTCGCGGAGCCGATCGAGGACGACGAACTCGCCCTCACCTTCCTCGTGGACTTCGGGTCGATCACGGCGGGGGAGACCCTGCGCTTCCCGGTGGCGGGCAATGAGGACAGCCGCGCGTACCTCCCCGTGGTCCCGCGGGGCGCGCGTGTGATCGCCACCGACGCGCACGGCAGGCCCGCACTGCTGGAGCACACACTGGGCCGGGGCCGTACCGTCCTTGCGACGTACCCGCTGGAGCACATGGCGGCCCGCAGCGCACGGATCAACCCCGAGCAGACACACCGGCTCTACGCGGCGCTCGCACAGGTCGCGGGCGCGGCCCGGCCGGTGACGGTGGACACTCCGCACGTCTGCGCCGACACGGTCCGCCACGAGGACGGGCGCCGCTTCGTGTGGCTGGTGAGTCAGGGCGCGACCGAACTGACGGTACGGCCACGTGCCGGGGGCGTCCTGTGCGGCCTCGACGGCGCGCCGGTGACCGAGGTGACGCTGGACCCCTTCGGTGTGCGGGTGCTCGAACTGACCTGA
- a CDS encoding LacI family DNA-binding transcriptional regulator has translation MKAVAAAAGVSTAAVSQAVNGTGRLSERTRRRVLAAAASLGWSPNASASALRSARTRTFALVVRRPTDVLGADPHFGELITGLEGELSPRGYGLLLHLVAGPEQERALYERLAAEGRVDGAVLTDARADDPRPPLLRELALPAVLLGAPDSGLQVPSVGLPQQGAGVREAVEHLLLLGHRRIAYVTGPGELLHTRLRLAAFRDALATARTEPAAVLETDFSEAAALAATEQLLARAERPTAVVYANDSMAVCGIGATLRAGLRVPEDLSVVGYDDLPLGRWMHPRLTTVDQQVQRVGAAAARALLAQCGEDVDTAPPDGRPRLVVRESTCRAPHP, from the coding sequence ATCAAGGCGGTCGCCGCGGCGGCGGGCGTCTCCACGGCGGCCGTCTCCCAGGCCGTCAACGGCACCGGCCGTCTCTCGGAGCGCACCAGGCGCCGGGTGCTGGCCGCCGCCGCATCGCTCGGCTGGTCGCCGAACGCGTCGGCGTCCGCGCTGCGCAGCGCCCGTACCCGGACGTTCGCACTCGTCGTGCGCAGGCCCACCGACGTGCTCGGTGCGGACCCGCACTTCGGCGAACTCATCACGGGCCTGGAGGGCGAACTCTCGCCGCGCGGCTACGGCCTGCTGCTGCACCTGGTGGCGGGCCCCGAGCAGGAGCGTGCCCTGTACGAGCGCCTCGCCGCCGAGGGCCGGGTGGACGGCGCGGTCCTCACCGACGCCCGCGCCGACGACCCGAGGCCGCCGCTGCTCAGGGAACTGGCGCTCCCCGCCGTGCTGTTGGGTGCCCCCGACAGCGGTCTCCAGGTGCCGAGTGTGGGGCTGCCGCAGCAGGGGGCGGGCGTCCGTGAGGCGGTCGAGCATCTGCTGCTGCTCGGGCACCGCCGGATCGCGTACGTGACCGGACCCGGCGAACTGCTGCACACCCGGCTGCGGCTGGCCGCGTTCCGGGACGCGCTGGCGACCGCCCGCACCGAGCCGGCGGCCGTACTGGAGACGGACTTCTCCGAGGCGGCGGCCCTCGCCGCGACGGAGCAACTGCTTGCCAGGGCGGAGCGGCCCACGGCCGTCGTGTACGCCAACGACTCGATGGCCGTCTGCGGCATCGGCGCCACGCTCCGCGCCGGGCTGCGTGTACCGGAGGACCTCTCGGTCGTCGGCTACGACGATCTGCCGCTCGGCCGCTGGATGCACCCCCGACTGACCACCGTCGACCAGCAGGTGCAGCGCGTCGGCGCCGCCGCCGCACGGGCGCTGCTCGCGCAGTGCGGCGAGGACGTCGACACCGCGCCGCCGGACGGCAGGCCCCGGCTCGTGGTACGGGAGTCCACCTGCCGGGCACCGCACCCCTGA
- a CDS encoding carbohydrate ABC transporter permease, which produces MKTGKSWLPAHVLAWLYALLLLVPLYYLLVSAFKSNDQIFATPFSLPTSLSFHNFGHAFDTADLGGAIVSSVLVTAVALIVTVVLAVPAAFAVARSEGRTGRAVERVFSLGFLVPTFAALFPTFLLAAATGLFHTRLFMMIFLPATAMPLAVVILVQFMRTVPREMEEAARLDGASTFTLLCRVYAPMCLPGIATVVLLNFLSFWNEYLYSLVIIGPDPSQRTVQVALPTLRALTGTDYGVLTAGTVLTLIPVWIVYTVLQKRMQQALVSGAVKM; this is translated from the coding sequence GTGAAAACCGGAAAGTCCTGGCTGCCCGCGCACGTCCTGGCCTGGCTGTACGCGCTGCTGCTCCTCGTGCCGCTCTACTACCTGCTGGTGTCGGCGTTCAAGAGCAACGACCAGATCTTCGCGACGCCGTTCTCGCTGCCCACGTCGCTGTCCTTCCACAACTTCGGTCATGCCTTCGACACCGCGGACCTCGGCGGCGCGATCGTCTCGTCGGTGCTGGTGACGGCCGTCGCGCTGATCGTCACCGTGGTCCTGGCCGTGCCGGCCGCCTTCGCCGTGGCGCGTTCCGAGGGCCGGACGGGCAGGGCCGTCGAGCGGGTGTTCTCCCTCGGCTTCCTCGTACCGACGTTCGCGGCCTTGTTCCCGACCTTCCTGCTGGCCGCCGCGACCGGGCTGTTCCACACGCGGCTGTTCATGATGATCTTCCTGCCCGCGACGGCGATGCCGCTCGCGGTGGTGATCCTCGTGCAGTTCATGCGCACCGTCCCGCGCGAGATGGAGGAGGCGGCGCGCCTCGACGGCGCGTCGACCTTCACGCTGTTGTGCCGCGTCTACGCGCCGATGTGCCTGCCGGGCATCGCGACGGTGGTGCTGCTGAACTTCCTGTCCTTCTGGAACGAGTACCTCTACTCGCTCGTCATCATCGGCCCCGACCCCTCTCAGCGGACCGTCCAGGTGGCGCTGCCGACCCTGCGCGCCCTGACCGGGACCGACTACGGCGTGCTGACGGCGGGCACGGTCCTCACCCTCATCCCCGTCTGGATCGTCTATACGGTTCTCCAGAAGCGCATGCAGCAGGCACTGGTCAGTGGGGCGGTGAAGATGTGA
- a CDS encoding carbohydrate ABC transporter permease, with protein sequence MTMLSSTPPAARPARRPPPARPRGGRRQGGTILAVPALVWYAVFMLGPLVAMFVVAALHWPGMLQPVSFAGLANVRTVLGDPVFWDAVRNTAVQLAIALPVMVVCAYMLGYYVVQRPPGHRVLRYLLFIPGLISTSAKAMVFYAVLSPDGLLNGALDAMGLGSLQDAWLASPSTALLCVVLLDVWSGIGFTAVLFAARLGSVPDEIGEAAQLDGAGHWRTMWRIHFPVIRDYVGVVTMLQFLWTLFDSAQNVLLLTQGGPGSSSTTLSFLVYQKAFIAADLGYSQTVGVVLFLVGLAGLLVIRRVFRQTY encoded by the coding sequence ATGACGATGCTGTCCTCGACCCCCCCTGCGGCCCGGCCCGCGCGCCGCCCTCCGCCCGCGAGGCCCCGGGGCGGGCGCCGCCAGGGCGGCACCATCCTCGCCGTGCCCGCCCTCGTCTGGTACGCCGTGTTCATGCTCGGCCCGCTGGTCGCGATGTTCGTCGTCGCGGCGCTGCACTGGCCCGGCATGTTGCAGCCGGTGTCCTTCGCCGGACTGGCCAACGTGCGTACGGTGCTGGGCGATCCGGTCTTCTGGGACGCGGTACGCAACACCGCCGTGCAGCTCGCCATCGCCCTGCCGGTGATGGTCGTGTGCGCGTACATGCTGGGGTACTACGTCGTCCAGCGCCCGCCGGGGCACCGGGTGCTGCGCTATCTGCTGTTCATACCCGGCCTGATCTCGACCTCGGCCAAGGCGATGGTGTTCTACGCCGTGCTCTCGCCGGACGGACTGCTCAACGGGGCGCTCGACGCGATGGGTCTCGGATCGCTCCAGGACGCCTGGCTGGCCTCCCCGTCGACCGCGCTGCTGTGCGTCGTCCTGCTGGACGTGTGGAGCGGCATCGGCTTCACCGCCGTGCTGTTCGCCGCCCGTCTCGGCAGCGTCCCCGACGAGATCGGCGAGGCAGCGCAGCTCGACGGCGCCGGCCACTGGCGCACCATGTGGCGCATCCACTTCCCGGTCATCCGCGACTACGTCGGGGTGGTGACGATGCTGCAGTTCCTGTGGACCCTCTTCGACTCCGCCCAGAACGTGCTGCTGCTCACCCAGGGCGGCCCGGGATCGTCCTCGACGACGCTCTCCTTCCTCGTCTACCAGAAGGCGTTCATCGCGGCCGACCTCGGCTACAGCCAGACCGTCGGTGTGGTCCTCTTCCTCGTCGGGCTCGCCGGCCTGCTCGTCATCCGCCGTGTGTTCCGCCAGACCTACTGA
- a CDS encoding ABC transporter substrate-binding protein, translated as MRPTMSRRRLLAAGSGLAAAAAAPSLTGCGAALAGDGADPDTLVVHTQLGTTATGSGTYLSAVADFHRENPGLTVKNLVNGDDLAQVYETSRLARKEADVVMVNLYDKTLAWTDVGATVDVKPYLVDWGLHERVLPEALREWTDARGRVRAFPYFGTNWPVAYNTRLLERAGVGAVPTTGDELISAAHKLRGKGIMPVTIGGEDWTGQKLLAQIIQTFLTADEAVHAYTTGDFSTRAARQGIEYFVTLRDAGVFSDKAQGLTSDSMFTQYNTEKAAVESAESSALAQVPADVVKHTAVGGFPLTAGAVQPHPTALRTYTLIAFWISPNGTKKIDAVEKFLRFMYRPETVSRFITEAGRDMAVRSTTLATRFPLVADATRLGDKVSQVVLPDVHVPPTANQPLITATSTAFTPGTSAARVRAALEAAYRSS; from the coding sequence GTGCGCCCAACGATGAGCCGGCGGCGATTGCTCGCCGCGGGCTCCGGCCTCGCCGCCGCGGCGGCCGCGCCGTCCCTGACCGGCTGCGGTGCCGCCCTCGCCGGTGACGGCGCGGACCCTGACACCCTCGTCGTCCACACCCAGCTCGGGACCACCGCCACCGGATCCGGGACGTATCTGTCGGCCGTGGCCGACTTCCACCGGGAGAACCCCGGCCTCACGGTCAAGAACCTCGTCAACGGCGACGACCTGGCCCAGGTCTACGAGACCTCGCGGCTGGCGCGCAAAGAGGCCGACGTCGTGATGGTCAACCTCTACGACAAGACGCTGGCCTGGACGGACGTCGGCGCGACCGTGGACGTGAAGCCGTACCTCGTCGACTGGGGCCTGCACGAGCGTGTCCTGCCCGAGGCCCTGCGCGAGTGGACCGACGCCAGGGGCCGCGTCCGGGCGTTCCCCTACTTCGGGACCAACTGGCCGGTCGCGTACAACACCCGGCTGCTGGAACGGGCGGGGGTGGGTGCCGTCCCCACCACCGGTGACGAACTCATCAGCGCCGCCCACAAGTTGCGCGGCAAGGGCATCATGCCCGTCACGATCGGGGGCGAGGACTGGACCGGGCAGAAGCTGCTGGCGCAGATCATCCAGACCTTCCTGACGGCGGACGAGGCCGTCCACGCCTACACGACAGGCGACTTCAGCACGCGCGCGGCCCGGCAGGGCATCGAGTACTTCGTCACCCTGCGCGACGCCGGTGTGTTCTCCGACAAGGCCCAGGGACTCACGTCCGACTCGATGTTCACCCAGTACAACACCGAGAAGGCCGCCGTGGAGTCGGCGGAGTCCTCCGCGCTCGCGCAGGTGCCGGCGGACGTGGTGAAACACACCGCAGTGGGCGGGTTCCCGCTCACGGCCGGCGCCGTGCAGCCGCACCCCACCGCGCTGCGCACGTACACCCTGATCGCGTTCTGGATCAGCCCCAACGGCACGAAGAAGATCGACGCCGTGGAGAAGTTCCTGCGCTTCATGTACCGGCCCGAGACCGTCTCCCGGTTCATCACCGAGGCGGGGCGGGACATGGCGGTCAGATCCACGACCCTCGCGACGCGGTTCCCGCTGGTCGCGGACGCCACGCGGCTCGGGGACAAGGTCAGCCAGGTCGTGCTGCCCGACGTCCATGTGCCGCCGACCGCCAACCAGCCGCTGATCACCGCGACCAGCACGGCTTTCACACCGGGCACCAGCGCAGCCCGGGTGCGGGCGGCGCTGGAAGCCGCCTACCGCTCGTCCTGA
- a CDS encoding TetR/AcrR family transcriptional regulator encodes MTDALPHKLRSDARDNRDRILDAARAVFSADGLDVPMREIARRAGVGPATLYRRFPTKQLLVAEAFADQLTACRTIVDEGCADPDPWRGLCLVIEKICELHARDRGFTEAFLSTLPGAPGVAGRAYTVKAVAALARRAKDAGHLRPDFVLDDLLLILMANKGIHAASTATQVMASRRFAGLAIQALEACPHHAPLPPAARLAPGAPAGG; translated from the coding sequence GTGACCGACGCTTTGCCTCATAAGCTGCGTTCCGACGCGAGGGACAACCGCGACCGCATCCTCGACGCGGCCCGAGCGGTGTTCTCGGCCGACGGCCTGGATGTGCCGATGCGGGAGATCGCGCGGCGTGCCGGGGTGGGACCCGCCACCTTGTACCGTCGTTTCCCGACCAAGCAGTTGCTGGTCGCCGAGGCCTTCGCGGACCAGCTGACCGCATGCCGCACCATCGTCGACGAGGGATGCGCGGATCCCGATCCGTGGCGTGGTCTGTGCCTGGTGATCGAGAAGATCTGTGAGCTGCACGCACGCGATCGAGGCTTCACCGAAGCCTTCCTGTCGACCCTGCCCGGGGCGCCGGGTGTCGCGGGACGTGCGTACACGGTGAAGGCGGTCGCGGCCCTGGCCCGGCGCGCCAAGGACGCAGGTCACCTGAGGCCGGACTTCGTCCTGGACGACCTTCTTCTCATCCTCATGGCCAACAAGGGGATCCACGCGGCATCGACCGCCACCCAGGTCATGGCCTCCCGGCGCTTCGCGGGGCTGGCGATCCAGGCGCTCGAAGCCTGCCCTCACCACGCACCGCTGCCGCCGGCGGCACGACTGGCACCCGGGGCACCGGCCGGCGGCTGA
- a CDS encoding zinc-binding dehydrogenase, which yields MKAIAIKTFGAPEGLAVVDLPVPVPAAGQVLIAVEAVGVGGVDTVIRSGALAAYGFTEGHIPGGEVAGTVTRVGDGVDASWTGRRVWAFTGTGGGYVEQAVVPVEQTLPLPEGLPAVDAVTLGSAGVVAHFGLRHARFAPGEAVLVRGAAGSIGIMAVQLAARAGGAVVAVTTSSAERGERLRRLGATHVLDRSGDGGESAPAGYDVIVDIVAGKDMPSFFDRLNPNGRMVAVGAVAGQPPADFGTKIMAAFQKSMSFAAFSAATVTPADLRTVRGEHFAAASRGEIETVVHEVLPLDEAVLAHRKMATGEVFGRIVLTP from the coding sequence ATGAAGGCCATCGCGATCAAGACGTTCGGGGCTCCTGAAGGTCTGGCTGTCGTCGACCTGCCCGTACCCGTACCCGCTGCCGGGCAGGTGCTGATCGCCGTCGAGGCGGTGGGTGTCGGTGGGGTGGACACAGTGATCCGCAGTGGGGCGCTGGCCGCCTACGGATTCACGGAGGGGCACATCCCGGGTGGCGAGGTGGCAGGCACCGTGACCCGGGTCGGTGACGGCGTCGACGCGTCGTGGACCGGCCGGCGGGTGTGGGCCTTCACCGGCACCGGCGGAGGCTATGTCGAACAGGCCGTCGTGCCGGTCGAGCAGACCCTTCCCCTGCCCGAGGGCCTGCCCGCCGTTGACGCCGTGACGCTCGGCAGTGCCGGCGTGGTGGCACACTTCGGGCTCCGCCACGCCCGTTTCGCTCCGGGGGAGGCGGTTCTGGTGCGTGGCGCGGCCGGCAGCATCGGGATCATGGCGGTGCAGCTCGCGGCACGCGCCGGTGGTGCCGTGGTCGCGGTCACGACATCGTCGGCCGAACGCGGTGAGCGGCTGCGCCGTCTCGGTGCGACCCACGTCCTGGACCGCTCCGGCGACGGAGGGGAATCCGCTCCCGCCGGCTACGACGTCATCGTCGACATCGTCGCCGGCAAGGACATGCCGTCGTTCTTCGACAGGCTCAACCCGAACGGCCGCATGGTGGCCGTGGGCGCCGTCGCCGGCCAACCGCCCGCGGACTTCGGCACGAAGATCATGGCGGCGTTCCAGAAGTCGATGTCCTTCGCCGCTTTCAGCGCCGCCACCGTCACCCCGGCCGACCTGCGTACCGTGCGCGGCGAGCACTTCGCCGCAGCGAGCCGCGGCGAGATCGAAACCGTGGTGCACGAGGTGCTGCCACTGGACGAAGCCGTACTGGCACACCGGAAGATGGCCACGGGCGAGGTCTTCGGCAGGATCGTACTGACTCCGTGA